atttgggagttgctgatgtttatgcttgcagccatgtaacgctctctgaaatacttcatgcacccatacatgatgaactcaacaattcccacaagaggaaaggcacgacaaaaacgcataaccatattgaaacactctgcatggttcgttgtctgaataccatacagTATttcgttggtatcataaaggaatgaccatttctccttaggtgcacctcgaatccagtgtgaaaatggcttctcaattgaatccctagcctctgcagcctgactcgtgcctgttcctgatgcccttaccttcactagctctgcagtaaactgatcaagcatctgtcataatgcattgaattgtctctgttgattttgggtgcacaacctcttaaacaggttcttaagatccttgttcttgaagtggtcatagaagtttgcaccatattcctaatgcaccacctattttggacatcgggcctaagggaggcgttgtcgcagttccacgttgcaattttagtattgattgcagcagacctgcatgctaTCACTAATAAGAcaacacatctggacgtgcagcaacaacatgaacattcactcgttcaaggaaccaataccaactttctaagttctcattctcaagaaatacaaatgcgagcggaactatttggttgttgcaatcctacccccgattgcggtgagtatctgacctttataccttccagtcagaaaatgtgccatcaatgcagatcaccggaagacaaaactaaaatgctctaacacaatcacctatgcaaaagaaggctcgttgcataattctttgccccctagtcacggctggtacgaggtatgtgtcataaaagctttcaggatttctagcagcaacctgggataacatacgaggtaggttatcatatgaatgcctcgtatgtgctgaaccgcatctcgaacacccttgtttagcccgccatgcttcaaataactaatggtgtactggtaagatctgctcaatgtgtcgaacaatcattttggctcataatttaggttgtccataatcaacccatatatttgcttggcaacaaagtcgcatgatatattgcgatgcgagggaagaacttctgacagcaaataagtgtgctctgtcacaatggaacatttccagttcgacttccatttttccttgaatgcatgtactcgccatggacatccatcattcacacacttcacctcatattcctttactgccagactttacgactctggaattcctcgtttcaatgatattgcccatagtctcatagcatcttttacggcttcaatgttggatatgttgcaccttgcactacctcgttccctctgtactcccactcctgatttcgtacgtcttctgcgacatgactgccaaaactatgctccttccactcttttggcaatgagtactgctcgtcatcaatgagccctcatattcttccatctctattgcggtttggtcttctgcctccatctcgtccacatgctatgtatcatctctccctcatcagcaaggccttgtggtcccatgttttggttctttaTCTCTCTGattcatcttgctcaacataattggtctctcttcgaatactcggagttgcttgatctgcatcaggttggatttcattttgtgtcctTTCTCTtccccggatttgaacaagaatggccagaggccacccacgctctagagctgcttgcatgtacttctgccagtcatcagtgctgtgtactatcatcaattcccataaatcactttctacctcccaattaacaagagactggacggtcatcacatgtgtcaacggatcaacacggaacccacactgcagccacttacatatggaaccaaaactccttttcaaaggtttatctatggcgctagatgtgcacttaaaggcagaaaggtctacttcatttggcccatacaaaacattgtagtcaccataaaatacttgaaactgcatcttgctcgacatatctgtatatcacagaatacttatcgagttatactctttacttcactaccttattcaataatccgtaaaaactaagtatggaattcaactacaacgtataagtattcataactacgtgatgacactcaaattctatactgcatatgccaaattctattctaaatcgtaattaatttataaacacgtctctaatagtactgcaattgtaataataagtgcgtagtactaattttctaaactaatttactactacgtaactaaagtatcattaaactcctacttaaatggttctactatagcactaattaaattaaattactctacaataccaatggaaaaatacataaactaaatgtactaacctgcagatcacaagtgcggaatccggcaaggcttcgccgctttctttctcctcacccctctctttttttctggatttttggtggaattttcgggctcaaatgaggagggaatgggggtcggatgcttatatagggggtatagcccggtcgcccgtggggggggggggggggacaggcccccctgtcgtgCCTGTGGGCGGGGGccaccggtcgcccgagggggggcgacaggcccccctgtcgcccgttgggagggggcgacaggccccccttttatttttttttccaaccatggttgcaaatttgaagaaaaaaaaaattacatctagagcctgtcgccccccatagggcgaccggggatagttttgaaatttttcaaaacggacatatatttttgaaattttgattttttttaaatataaaaagaaaagaacgcGCGGGCTTGGGTTAGGGTTTTTTAGCCCGGAGCTCGGGTCAGGCTTGGGCCAGTAGAAAAACAGGTTGGGTTTCTTCCAACCCGGCCTGAACGTGGCTCGGCCCGAGATATGATCAGGTATAGTGTGGTCTGCTGAAATTGGAGATACTAGCGTGCCCTGCTCTGTTGAAATCAATGTATTGCGATGATTTTTTTAGATATCTATCTAGGTGCTTTGATCTAAAGTTTGACTATTTATCGATTTGACAATGGCATTGCCGTTTTGACATTATATATTTGTTGGATGTTCCTCCTGCATATTATCCTGGATATATATGAAGTATTCAAACATCAGTAACTTATTTCTATTCTGAACATACCATCCTGATGTATTTTCATAGCAGATTTCCATCGTTTTCCGTTTTGCATAACCTGAAATTTCTGGGAAATGTTCATGCGCTACCACTTTTAAAGTCTTCCAGTTTTTAGAAGGAAATGCTTTTgttaatatttatatatatacattgCTAGAGATTAGTTACATACTTGAATTTTAATCTGTTTTCAAGTGAATGCTCGTGCGGTAGTGCTagagagaaaaatgaaaaagaaaagggataaGAGGGGCCCATGGGCCGCGGGCCCATAAAACTGTGGGCCTCAATTAACTCTGATGAGAGCTTGTGTTGTGCTTCAGGGAAATAGATAGAcagagaaaagaagagaaacggAACGAGAAAAAGAGGggaggagccagaggaggaaacgaggaaggaggagaCGGCAGCCACCGAGCGAAAACTGGAAGGGGAAGAGCTCCACTAGCGCGTGCGTTGCGAGGAGatgtggcggaggcggcgagctcTCCTTCTCCGATCCCCgccgtcttcctcctccacaGCCGCCTCTTCTTGccagcatcgccgccgccacctcctccccagCGAGGtaccatcttttcttttcttttacggTTTTACCCCCATCTCCCGCCCCGCACGCATTCCGTCCAACACCTCGTGTGGTCACCCCCTCTGCGCTTATGGTCTTCGGATCTGTCTGCTGCAGGAACCTCTTGCTGTCAATCGTCTTGCACGGCTCTTCACGTCCCAAGCTGTAAGTCTGTGTTTCCTCTCAAACATATGCATTGCTGTTTCCTTCGGCAGCATAATAGGCTGCTTCTCGCGTGTGAGTGATCGATTCACTGGATCTTGTTTCTCCAGGGAAGTGATTGTGGCAATTCCCAGAAGCCGTTCATTGCTTTCGTCTTAGGTAAAgtttccctttttcttcttcttgttttttttttgccccctGAATGCACTTTATATGCACTTTTGGCCCCACATATATGGACCCTAAAACCCACACGAGTATTTACTAGAGACATACTTGCACTCCACGAATGTCAAACCGATGCTATTTCAAGTTTGACTCCTGTTGGTCCAATGCTGTATAACCACATGATTCAACAATCAATTCCGGCCTGTAGGGGGTCCTGGTAGTGGCAAAGGAacacaatgcaccaaaattgctTCGGATTTCGGATTTGCCCATTTGAGCGCTGGTGACCTTCTGCGCCATGAAATAGCATCTGGCAGTGAGAAAGGGTAATAGTATCTTGTCACATGATCTCCTGTTAGTCTTTGGATGCCCTTCCTGTGCAAAGGATTTCAGTGCACTGCTTCATCACTACACATGGTTACACTTCAGGGAGTTGATCCTGGACACCATTAAGGAAGGGAGGATCGTCCCATCAGAGATAACCGTGGAACTCATAAGGAAAGCTATGGAAACGAGCAATGCCAATAAGGTTCTTATTGATGGCTTCCCAAGGTGTGAGGAAAACAGAATCGCTTTTGAAAGAATTGTAAGTCAATTTTGACCCCTGCATTGCATTGCGTTGATAGTTCAGGACTAGCTACTAACTGACTTTGTGGATAAACAATTACAAGCTCTGTCATGTTCATTTCATTAGTTCTGGTTGAATTTTGTTTGACAATACTTCACATGGATGGACCTTTCTGCTGTTTAAAGCTGCTCACTTTATTTAATAACTTAAGCAGACATGACTTTACTCTTTTGACTTCAGCATGCATGCTGGCCTAGACTTCTATTACTAGTATGTCTTATGAATAACCAGATGATAACAATTGTACAAATCACTTTGTGATGCTTGAGAATGATGCATTCTTTTGGAGTACTTATATCAATTAGTGCTGGTGCAGTCAGTTATTAAGAAGACCAGCACGACACCTGAGTTTGTTTTTTGCTCTGTACTATGTAAATTAATACTCCTTCATACATGTTCTCAATTCTAATACATCAATGCATGTGCACCAAAAACTATCAGGTTGGAAGAGAACCGGACGTTGTGGTTTTCTTTGACTGTCCTGAGGATGAGATGGTAAAACGCCTTCTAGGCCGTAACCAGGTTAGTCTCCATGCTTCGCTGCTGAACTCTAGGCTGATATTTACTCAAAGTAAGCATGATTTTCTCACTGTATAGTGTGAGGCATCATGTTCCCTGGTTGAAAATAGAATTCTATTCATATATtataaggaaaaaaaagaaaaaacaacttATTTAGCTCAGTAATCTAAGGCGCATAACAAATATTTAGCAGAAATCTACTGAAGGTTTTTGAAATATGGCAATACGAATTTGAATACACTAAGTTTAACCTTAAGTTATGTCAATCCCTTCCTTTTGTTCTATTATTTTGTCATTTTCTCACATATGCCTTTTAGGGGCGGG
This sequence is a window from Panicum virgatum strain AP13 chromosome 7K, P.virgatum_v5, whole genome shotgun sequence. Protein-coding genes within it:
- the LOC120639565 gene encoding UMP-CMP kinase 2-like isoform X2, giving the protein MWRRRRALLLRSPPSSSSTAASSCQHRRRHLLPSEEPLAVNRLARLFTSQAGSDCGNSQKPFIAFVLGGPGSGKGTQCTKIASDFGFAHLSAGDLLRHEIASGSEKGELILDTIKEGRIVPSEITVELIRKAMETSNANKVLIDGFPRCEENRIAFERIVGREPDVVVFFDCPEDEMVKRLLGRNQGRVDDNIETIKTRLKVFESLNIPVIDYYSSRGKVRKINATGTADEIFDAVHKLFSSLSRRAYDMCICQLKDGTESESDWGLW
- the LOC120639565 gene encoding UMP-CMP kinase 2-like isoform X3, whose protein sequence is MWRRRRALLLRSPPSSSSTAASSCQHRRRHLLPSEEPLAVNRLARLFTSQAGSDCGNSQKPFIAFVLGGPGSGKGTQCTKIASDFGFAHLSAGDLLRHEIASGSEKGELILDTIKEGRIVPSEITVELIRKAMETSNANKVLIDGFPRCEENRIAFERIVGREPDVVVFFDCPEDEMVKRLLGRNQGRVDDNIETIKTRLKVFESLNIPVIDYYSSRGKVRKINATGTADEIFDAVHKLFSSLRF
- the LOC120639565 gene encoding UMP-CMP kinase 2-like isoform X1, with translation MWRRRRALLLRSPPSSSSTAASSCQHRRRHLLPSEEPLAVNRLARLFTSQAGSDCGNSQKPFIAFVLGGPGSGKGTQCTKIASDFGFAHLSAGDLLRHEIASGSEKGELILDTIKEGRIVPSEITVELIRKAMETSNANKVLIDGFPRCEENRIAFERIVGREPDVVVFFDCPEDEMVKRLLGRNQGRVDDNIETIKTRLKVFESLNIPVIDYYSSRGKVRKINATGTADEIFDAVHKLFSSLRATRALLVNMQVLMRIFQGIPGVCLAIICYLFFLKPVLTLCRLNLLCSNCIYMLCLHEIIPRETHITL